A stretch of Streptomyces vietnamensis DNA encodes these proteins:
- a CDS encoding cytochrome ubiquinol oxidase subunit I, with the protein MNLALAPETLARWQFGITTVYHFLFVPLTISLAALTAGIQTAWVRTGKEKYLRATKFWGKLFLINIAMGVVTGIVQEFQFGMNWSDYSRFVGDIFGAPLAFEALIAFFFESTFIGLWIFGWDKLPKRIHLACIWMVSIGTILSAYFILAANSWMQHPVGYRINKERGRAELTDFWHVLTQNTALTQFFHTITAAFLVGGAFMVGISAFHLARKKHIPIMRTSLRLGLITLIIAGLGTAISGDLLGKVMFKQQPMKMAAAEALWDGEAPAPFSVFAYGDVEKGHNTVAIEIPGLLSFLANDDFSSYVPGINDVNKAEQEKFGPGDYRPNIPVAYWGFRWMIGFGMTSLGVGVIGLWLTRKKFMLAPGMRTGEDEVPNLVLFKRKALSPRLGRWYWIVALWTMAFPLIANSWGWIFTEMGRQPWVVYGVLRTRDAVSPGTSQGEVLTSMIVFTALYAILAVVEVKLLVKYVKAGPPELTEDDLNPPTKIGGDSRDPDRPMAFSY; encoded by the coding sequence GTGAACCTAGCTTTGGCGCCGGAGACACTGGCGCGCTGGCAGTTCGGCATTACCACCGTCTACCACTTCCTGTTCGTACCCCTGACGATCTCGCTTGCCGCCCTCACCGCCGGCATCCAGACCGCCTGGGTCCGCACGGGCAAGGAGAAGTACCTCAGGGCGACGAAGTTCTGGGGCAAGCTCTTCCTGATCAACATCGCCATGGGTGTGGTCACCGGGATCGTGCAGGAGTTCCAGTTCGGCATGAACTGGTCCGACTACTCCCGCTTCGTCGGCGACATCTTCGGCGCCCCGCTCGCCTTCGAGGCGCTCATCGCCTTCTTCTTCGAGTCGACCTTCATCGGTCTGTGGATCTTCGGGTGGGACAAGCTGCCGAAGCGGATCCACCTCGCCTGCATCTGGATGGTGTCGATCGGCACGATCCTCTCCGCGTACTTCATCCTGGCGGCCAACTCCTGGATGCAGCACCCCGTGGGCTACAGGATCAACAAGGAGCGCGGCCGGGCGGAGCTCACCGACTTCTGGCACGTGCTCACCCAGAACACCGCGCTCACCCAGTTCTTCCACACGATCACGGCGGCGTTCCTGGTCGGCGGCGCGTTCATGGTGGGCATCTCCGCCTTCCACCTGGCCCGCAAGAAGCACATCCCGATCATGCGGACCTCGCTGCGGCTCGGCCTGATCACCCTGATCATCGCCGGCCTCGGCACCGCCATCAGCGGCGACCTGCTCGGCAAGGTCATGTTCAAGCAGCAGCCGATGAAGATGGCCGCCGCCGAGGCGCTCTGGGACGGCGAGGCGCCCGCACCCTTCTCCGTCTTCGCCTACGGCGACGTCGAGAAGGGCCACAACACGGTCGCCATAGAGATCCCGGGCCTGCTGTCCTTCCTCGCGAACGACGACTTCAGCTCGTACGTCCCGGGCATCAACGACGTCAACAAGGCCGAGCAGGAGAAGTTCGGGCCCGGCGACTACCGGCCCAACATCCCCGTCGCCTACTGGGGCTTCCGCTGGATGATCGGCTTCGGCATGACCTCGCTGGGCGTCGGAGTGATCGGCCTCTGGCTGACCCGGAAGAAGTTCATGCTGGCGCCGGGCATGCGGACCGGTGAGGACGAGGTGCCGAACCTGGTCCTGTTCAAGCGGAAGGCGCTCAGCCCCCGCCTGGGCAGGTGGTACTGGATCGTCGCCCTCTGGACCATGGCGTTCCCGCTGATCGCGAACTCCTGGGGCTGGATCTTCACCGAGATGGGCCGTCAGCCCTGGGTCGTCTACGGCGTGCTGCGCACCCGCGACGCGGTCTCCCCCGGAACCTCCCAGGGCGAGGTCCTCACCTCGATGATCGTCTTCACCGCGCTCTACGCGATCCTCGCCGTCGTCGAGGTCAAGCTCCTCGTCAAGTACGTCAAGGCGGGACCGCCGGAGCTCACCGAGGACGACCTCAACCCGCCCACCAAGATCGGCGGGGACTCTCGTGACCCCGACCGGCCCATGGCCTTCTCGTACTGA
- the cydD gene encoding thiol reductant ABC exporter subunit CydD, whose amino-acid sequence MKPIDPRLLRYARATRLFLIAVVALGLVGATLVIAQAMLIAEIVVGAFQQARSVSDLTTPLLLLAGVAVARGLVSWLTELAAHRASAAVKSELRGRLLGRAAALGPGWLSGQKAGSLIALATRGVDALDDYFARYLPQLGLAVVVPVAVLARIVTEDWVSAAIIVVTLPLIPVFMILIGWYTQARMDRQWKLLSRLSGHFLDVVAGLPTLKIFGRAKAQAESIRAITSEYRQATMRTLRIAFISSFALELLATLSVALVAVTIGMRLVHGELDLFTGLVILILAPEAYLPLRQVGAQYHAAAEGLAAAEEIFEVLEAPVRDGGTGAVPASVRLDLDRVTVRHAGRAEPSLDAATLTVEPGETVALVGPSGVGKSTLLDVVLGFAVPEEGGSVRVGGVDLGSLDLEAWRDRIAWVPQRPYLFAGTVAENVRLARPDASDSAVREALRDAGADGFVAGLPSGVDTVLGEDGAGLSAGQRQRLALARAFLADRPLLLLDEPTAALDGVTEAGVVEAVRRLAAGRTVLLVVHRPALLAVADRVVSLGGAVRGAGPVSAEAPGVTVQGTEGAGSGAGAGVCPPVPPFAEQMPTRRGAALARVRAMARGVKGRVALALVLGSLALGSAVGLMAVSGWLISRASEQPPVLYLMMAVTATRAFGIGRAVFRYAERLVSHDAVLRMLADLRVNVYRRLERIAPAGLRRTRRGDLLARLVQDVDALQDYWLRWLLPVGAALLVGVGSVGFTAWLLPEAGAVLAVGLLVAGVLVPAAGGALARRAERRLAPARGALATAVADLLRGCAELTVAGALRGRIERARDADRALTSIASRQAAATALGAGLSALVCGLTVAAAALVGVQAVRDGRLDGVALAVVVLTPLAAFEAVTGLPLAVQYRQRVKRSAERVFEVLDAPVPVHEPETPAAPPASPFPLELAGLSARHAGQDRHALDDFALTLEAGRRVAVVGASGSGKTTLAQVLLRFLDVEDGVYRIGGVPAWELDGDAVRRFVGLCAQDAHLFDSSVRENLRLAKVGADDEELREALRRARLLDWVDGLPAGLDTLVGEHGSQLSGGQRQRLALARALLADFPVLVLDEPAEHLDLATADALTDDLLRATEGRTTVLITHRLHGLDAVDEVVVLDEGRTVQRGPYAELAAADGPLRRMLEQEEESDLLVGAATRTTFLAK is encoded by the coding sequence GTGAAACCGATCGACCCGCGCCTGCTCCGGTACGCCAGGGCCACCCGTCTCTTCCTGATCGCGGTGGTCGCGCTCGGCCTCGTCGGAGCGACGCTGGTCATCGCCCAGGCGATGCTCATCGCCGAGATCGTGGTGGGGGCCTTCCAGCAGGCCCGGTCGGTTTCCGATCTGACCACGCCCCTGCTGCTGCTCGCCGGAGTCGCGGTGGCGCGGGGGCTCGTCTCCTGGCTGACCGAGCTCGCCGCCCACCGGGCGAGCGCGGCGGTCAAGTCCGAGCTCCGCGGCCGGCTCCTCGGCCGCGCGGCCGCACTCGGGCCCGGGTGGCTGAGCGGGCAGAAGGCCGGTTCGCTGATCGCCCTCGCCACCCGGGGCGTGGACGCCCTCGATGACTACTTCGCCCGCTATCTGCCGCAGCTCGGCCTCGCGGTGGTCGTGCCGGTGGCCGTCCTGGCCCGGATCGTCACCGAGGACTGGGTCTCGGCGGCGATCATCGTCGTCACGCTGCCGCTCATCCCGGTCTTCATGATCCTCATCGGCTGGTACACCCAGGCCCGGATGGACCGGCAGTGGAAGCTGCTCTCGCGGCTCTCGGGCCACTTCCTGGACGTGGTGGCCGGCCTTCCCACTCTCAAGATCTTCGGCCGGGCGAAGGCCCAGGCCGAGTCGATCCGCGCGATCACCTCCGAGTACCGCCAGGCGACGATGCGGACGCTGCGGATCGCCTTCATCTCCTCCTTCGCCCTGGAGCTGCTCGCGACGCTGTCGGTCGCGCTGGTCGCCGTGACCATCGGCATGCGGCTCGTCCACGGCGAGCTCGACCTCTTCACCGGGCTCGTCATCCTGATCCTGGCGCCCGAGGCGTACCTCCCGCTGCGGCAGGTGGGGGCGCAGTACCACGCTGCGGCGGAGGGGCTCGCGGCGGCGGAGGAGATCTTCGAGGTCCTGGAAGCCCCGGTGCGGGATGGCGGTACGGGGGCGGTGCCCGCTTCCGTACGGCTTGATCTTGACCGGGTGACGGTGCGGCACGCGGGGCGCGCCGAGCCCTCGCTCGACGCGGCGACGCTGACGGTCGAGCCGGGCGAGACGGTGGCCCTGGTCGGGCCCAGCGGGGTCGGGAAGTCGACGCTGCTCGACGTCGTGCTCGGGTTCGCGGTGCCGGAGGAGGGCGGTTCCGTACGGGTCGGGGGCGTCGATCTGGGGTCGCTCGACCTGGAGGCGTGGCGGGACCGGATCGCCTGGGTGCCGCAGCGGCCGTACCTGTTCGCGGGGACGGTCGCCGAGAACGTACGGCTCGCCCGGCCGGACGCGTCCGACTCGGCGGTACGGGAGGCACTGCGGGACGCGGGGGCGGACGGGTTCGTCGCGGGGCTGCCTTCGGGAGTCGACACGGTCCTCGGCGAGGACGGTGCGGGGCTCTCGGCGGGGCAGCGGCAACGGCTCGCGCTCGCGCGGGCGTTTCTGGCGGACCGGCCGTTGTTGCTGCTGGACGAGCCGACGGCGGCGCTGGACGGTGTCACCGAGGCGGGGGTCGTGGAGGCGGTGCGGCGCCTGGCCGCAGGGCGGACGGTGCTGCTTGTGGTGCACCGGCCTGCGCTGCTCGCGGTCGCGGACCGGGTGGTTTCGCTGGGCGGTGCGGTGCGCGGTGCGGGCCCTGTCAGCGCGGAGGCCCCGGGGGTGACCGTCCAGGGCACCGAGGGCGCCGGGTCCGGCGCAGGTGCGGGCGTGTGCCCACCCGTTCCGCCCTTTGCGGAACAGATGCCCACACGTCGTGGGGCGGCCCTTGCCCGGGTACGAGCCATGGCTCGGGGGGTCAAGGGGCGGGTCGCGCTCGCGCTGGTGCTGGGGAGTCTGGCGCTCGGGTCTGCCGTGGGGCTCATGGCCGTGTCCGGGTGGCTCATTTCTCGGGCCTCCGAGCAGCCGCCCGTGCTCTATCTGATGATGGCCGTCACCGCCACGCGTGCCTTCGGGATCGGGCGGGCCGTCTTCCGGTACGCCGAGCGGCTCGTCTCGCACGACGCCGTCCTGCGGATGCTCGCCGACCTGCGGGTCAACGTCTACCGGCGCCTGGAGCGGATCGCCCCGGCCGGACTGCGCCGCACCCGGCGCGGTGACCTCCTCGCGCGGCTCGTCCAGGACGTCGACGCGCTCCAGGACTACTGGCTGCGCTGGCTGCTCCCGGTGGGTGCCGCGCTCCTCGTGGGGGTCGGTTCCGTGGGGTTCACCGCCTGGCTGCTGCCCGAGGCCGGGGCCGTCCTCGCCGTCGGGCTGCTGGTCGCGGGCGTCCTCGTGCCGGCGGCCGGCGGGGCCCTCGCCCGCCGGGCCGAGCGGCGGCTCGCCCCCGCGCGCGGCGCCCTGGCGACCGCCGTGGCCGACCTGCTGCGCGGCTGCGCCGAACTGACCGTCGCCGGTGCGCTCCGGGGCCGGATCGAGCGGGCCCGGGACGCCGACCGCGCCCTCACCTCCATCGCCTCCCGGCAGGCCGCCGCCACCGCGCTCGGGGCCGGGCTCTCGGCCCTGGTCTGCGGCCTGACGGTCGCGGCCGCCGCGCTCGTCGGCGTCCAGGCCGTACGGGACGGGCGGCTCGACGGGGTGGCCCTCGCCGTGGTCGTCCTGACCCCGCTCGCCGCCTTCGAGGCCGTCACCGGGCTGCCCCTCGCCGTCCAGTACCGGCAGCGCGTCAAGCGCAGCGCCGAGCGGGTCTTCGAGGTGCTCGACGCCCCCGTCCCCGTACACGAACCGGAGACGCCCGCCGCTCCCCCGGCGAGCCCGTTCCCGCTGGAGCTGGCCGGGCTCTCCGCCCGGCACGCCGGGCAGGACCGGCACGCGCTCGACGACTTCGCCCTCACCCTGGAGGCCGGGCGGCGGGTCGCGGTCGTCGGCGCCTCCGGCTCCGGCAAGACCACGCTCGCCCAGGTGCTGCTGCGGTTCCTGGACGTGGAGGACGGTGTGTACCGGATCGGTGGCGTGCCGGCCTGGGAACTCGACGGCGATGCCGTCCGGCGGTTCGTCGGGCTCTGCGCCCAGGACGCCCACCTCTTCGACAGCTCCGTCCGCGAGAACCTGCGGCTCGCCAAGGTCGGCGCGGACGACGAGGAGCTGCGCGAGGCGCTGCGCCGGGCCCGGCTGCTCGACTGGGTCGACGGGCTGCCCGCCGGACTCGACACCCTCGTGGGCGAGCACGGTTCGCAGCTCTCCGGCGGTCAGCGGCAGCGCCTCGCGCTCGCCCGGGCCCTCCTCGCCGACTTCCCGGTCCTCGTCCTCGACGAACCCGCCGAGCACCTGGACCTGGCCACCGCCGACGCGCTCACCGACGACCTGCTCCGGGCCACCGAGGGTCGCACCACCGTCCTCATCACCCACCGGCTGCACGGTCTCGACGCCGTCGACGAGGTGGTGGTCCTCGACGAGGGCCGGACCGTGCAGCGCGGCCCGTACGCCGAGCTCGCGGCGGCCGACGGACCGCTGCGGCGGATGCTGGAGCAGGAGGAGGAGAGCGATCTGCTGGTCGGCGCGGCCACCCGGACGACTTTTCTTGCCAAATAG
- the cydB gene encoding cytochrome d ubiquinol oxidase subunit II — MELHDVWFVIIAVLWIGYFFLEGFDFGVGILTKLLARDRAEKRVLINTIGPVWDGNEVWLLTAGGATFAAFPEWYATLFSGFYLPLLIILVCLIVRGVAFEYRAKRPEENWQRNWEQAIFWTSLVPALLWGVAFGNIVRGVKIDADMEYVGGFWDLLNPYALLGGLVTLTLFTFHGAVFASLKTVGDIRERARALAFKLGLVTAVLALGFLIWTQVHTGDGGSLVAMLVAAVALVGAIGAIRAGREGWSFALSGVTIAAAVAMLFLALFPDVMPSSLDPEWSLTVTNASSSPYTLKIMTWCAAIATPLVLLYQSWTYWVFRKRIGTQHIADAH, encoded by the coding sequence ATGGAACTCCACGACGTCTGGTTCGTCATCATCGCCGTCCTCTGGATCGGCTACTTCTTCCTCGAAGGCTTCGACTTCGGGGTCGGCATCCTGACCAAGCTGCTCGCCCGCGACCGGGCCGAGAAGCGGGTCCTCATCAACACCATCGGACCCGTCTGGGACGGCAACGAGGTGTGGCTGCTCACCGCCGGCGGCGCGACCTTCGCCGCGTTCCCCGAGTGGTACGCGACGCTGTTCTCCGGCTTCTACCTGCCGCTGCTGATCATCCTGGTCTGCCTGATCGTCCGGGGCGTCGCCTTCGAGTACCGGGCGAAGCGGCCAGAGGAGAACTGGCAGCGCAACTGGGAGCAGGCCATCTTCTGGACCTCGCTGGTCCCCGCGCTCCTCTGGGGCGTGGCCTTCGGCAACATCGTCCGGGGCGTGAAGATCGACGCCGACATGGAGTACGTCGGCGGCTTCTGGGACCTGCTCAACCCGTACGCGCTCCTCGGCGGCCTGGTCACGCTCACCCTCTTCACCTTCCACGGCGCGGTCTTCGCCTCGCTCAAGACGGTCGGGGACATCCGGGAGCGGGCGCGGGCGCTCGCGTTCAAGCTGGGCCTGGTCACGGCGGTGCTCGCGCTCGGCTTCCTGATCTGGACCCAGGTCCACACGGGAGACGGCGGGAGCCTCGTGGCGATGCTGGTCGCCGCGGTGGCGCTCGTCGGCGCGATCGGGGCCATCAGGGCGGGGCGCGAGGGCTGGTCGTTCGCGCTCTCGGGCGTCACGATCGCCGCCGCGGTGGCGATGCTCTTCCTCGCGCTCTTCCCGGACGTCATGCCGTCTTCGCTCGACCCGGAGTGGAGTCTCACCGTGACGAACGCTTCGTCGAGCCCGTACACGCTCAAGATCATGACCTGGTGCGCGGCGATCGCGACCCCGCTGGTGCTGCTCTACCAGAGCTGGACCTACTGGGTGTTCCGCAAGCGCATCGGTACGCAGCACATCGCCGACGCACACTAG
- a CDS encoding LacI family DNA-binding transcriptional regulator, which translates to MTAAGKHQVSRAQTRGSRQGRAGIRDVAAAAGVSITTVSDALNGKGRLPDATRRHVREVADRLGYRPSAAARTLRTGKSGLIGLTVTTYGDEPFTFTEFAYFAEMARAATSAALARGYALVILPATSRHDVWSNVALDGTVVIDPSDHDPVVTELVRQGLPVVSDGRPAGTLPVTAWVDNDHEAAVLDLLDHLADAGARRIGLLTGTTTDTYTRLSTTAYLNWCERVGQDPVYEAYPAHDPCAGAVAADRLLARPDRPDAVYGLFDPNGTDLLAAARRYGLRVPDDLLLVCCSESTVYATTEPPITTLSLKPRRIGTAVVQLLIDAIEGIDTDGPVEQVIPTELIVRTSSQRRSPRTTVSPPRSPAKD; encoded by the coding sequence ATGACAGCAGCAGGGAAGCACCAGGTGAGCCGGGCACAGACCCGGGGAAGCCGGCAGGGCCGGGCAGGCATCCGGGACGTGGCCGCCGCCGCCGGGGTCTCCATCACGACTGTCTCCGACGCGCTCAACGGCAAGGGCCGACTCCCGGACGCCACCCGCCGCCACGTCCGCGAGGTCGCCGACAGGCTGGGCTACCGCCCATCCGCGGCGGCCCGCACGCTCCGTACCGGCAAGTCGGGACTCATCGGCCTGACCGTGACCACGTACGGGGATGAACCTTTCACCTTCACCGAATTCGCGTACTTCGCGGAGATGGCCAGAGCAGCCACATCGGCGGCACTCGCCCGGGGCTACGCCCTGGTCATCCTCCCCGCCACCTCCCGCCATGACGTCTGGTCGAACGTCGCCCTCGACGGCACCGTCGTCATCGACCCCTCCGACCACGACCCGGTCGTCACCGAACTGGTCCGCCAGGGCCTGCCCGTCGTCTCCGACGGACGCCCCGCCGGCACCCTTCCGGTCACCGCCTGGGTCGACAACGACCACGAAGCCGCCGTCCTCGACCTGCTCGACCACCTCGCCGACGCCGGCGCCCGCCGGATCGGCCTCCTCACCGGAACCACCACCGACACGTACACCCGCCTGTCCACCACCGCGTACCTCAACTGGTGCGAACGGGTGGGCCAGGACCCCGTCTACGAGGCCTATCCGGCGCACGACCCGTGCGCGGGCGCCGTCGCGGCCGACCGGCTGCTCGCCCGCCCGGACCGGCCCGACGCCGTGTACGGCCTCTTCGACCCCAACGGGACCGACCTCCTCGCGGCCGCGCGCCGCTACGGACTGCGCGTCCCGGACGACCTGCTGCTGGTCTGCTGCAGCGAGTCGACCGTCTACGCCACCACCGAACCGCCCATCACCACGCTCTCGCTCAAGCCGCGCCGGATCGGCACGGCCGTCGTCCAGCTCCTCATCGACGCCATCGAGGGGATCGACACCGACGGTCCGGTCGAGCAGGTGATACCGACCGAACTCATCGTCCGTACGTCCTCGCAGCGCCGTTCGCCGCGCACTACGGTCAGCCCGCCGCGCTCGCCCGCGAAGGACTGA
- the hisC gene encoding histidinol-phosphate transaminase has product MSETSGTRTGSPRLRAELDGVPTYKPGKPAAAGGPVAFKLSSNENPYPPLPGVMETTLAAAANFNRYPDMACTGLTEELADRFGVPVSHLATGTGSVGVAQSLLQATSGPGDEVIYAWRSFEAYPIITQISGATSVQVPLTEGEVHDLDAMAEAITERTRLIFVCNPNNPTGTAVRRAELERFLDRVPSDVLVVIDEAYREFVRDTDIPDGIELYRDRPNVAVLRTFSKAYGLAGLRVGFAVAHEPVAAALRKTAVPFGVSQLAQDAAVASLRAEDELLGRVGSLVAERERVHAGLVAQGWTVPDTQANFVWLRLGERTMDFAAECERHGVMVRPFAGEGVRVTIGETEANDLFLKAAEGFRQG; this is encoded by the coding sequence GTGAGCGAGACCAGCGGGACGAGGACCGGCAGCCCCAGGCTGCGCGCCGAGCTGGACGGCGTCCCCACCTACAAGCCGGGCAAGCCGGCCGCCGCGGGCGGGCCCGTGGCCTTCAAGCTGTCCTCCAACGAGAACCCCTACCCGCCGCTGCCGGGCGTCATGGAGACCACGCTCGCCGCCGCCGCGAACTTCAACCGCTACCCGGACATGGCCTGCACCGGTCTCACGGAGGAGCTGGCGGACCGCTTCGGCGTGCCCGTCTCGCACCTGGCCACCGGCACCGGCTCCGTCGGCGTCGCGCAGTCGCTGCTCCAGGCCACCTCGGGCCCGGGCGACGAGGTCATCTACGCCTGGCGCTCCTTCGAGGCGTACCCGATCATCACGCAGATCAGCGGGGCCACCTCGGTGCAGGTGCCGCTGACCGAGGGCGAGGTGCACGACCTCGACGCGATGGCCGAGGCGATCACCGAGCGCACCCGGCTGATCTTCGTCTGCAACCCCAACAACCCCACGGGCACCGCGGTGCGCCGGGCGGAGCTGGAGCGCTTCCTCGACCGGGTGCCCTCCGACGTCCTGGTCGTGATCGACGAGGCGTACCGGGAGTTCGTCCGCGACACCGACATCCCGGACGGCATCGAGCTCTACCGCGACCGGCCGAACGTGGCCGTGCTGCGCACCTTCTCCAAGGCGTACGGCCTGGCGGGGCTGCGGGTGGGCTTCGCGGTCGCCCACGAGCCGGTCGCGGCGGCGCTGCGCAAGACGGCGGTGCCGTTCGGCGTGAGCCAGCTGGCGCAGGACGCGGCGGTGGCCTCGCTGCGGGCCGAGGACGAACTGCTCGGGCGGGTCGGCTCGCTGGTGGCCGAGCGCGAGCGGGTCCATGCGGGGCTCGTGGCCCAGGGCTGGACCGTGCCGGACACCCAGGCGAACTTCGTCTGGCTGCGGCTCGGCGAGCGGACCATGGACTTCGCGGCGGAGTGCGAGCGGCACGGCGTGATGGTGCGGCCGTTCGCGGGCGAGGGCGTGCGCGTCACGATCGGTGAGACCGAGGCGAACGACCTGTTCCTGAAGGCGGCGGAGGGCTTCCGCCAGGGCTGA
- a CDS encoding cyclophilin-like fold protein, with protein sequence MTLRIRISWPAGHTTATIDETPTSKALVGALPIVSTARTWGEEVYFDTLVSAALESDARQVVEPGTVAFWTEGDALALPYGPTPISRGDECRLASPCNLLGALDGDPRILATVRDGDPIRVELVSG encoded by the coding sequence ATGACCCTTCGGATCCGCATCTCCTGGCCCGCCGGCCACACCACGGCCACCATCGACGAAACCCCCACGAGCAAAGCGCTCGTGGGGGCTCTTCCGATCGTCTCCACCGCCCGCACCTGGGGCGAGGAGGTCTACTTCGACACGCTGGTCTCCGCCGCGCTCGAGTCCGACGCCCGGCAGGTCGTCGAGCCGGGCACGGTGGCGTTCTGGACGGAGGGCGACGCGCTCGCCCTCCCCTACGGCCCCACCCCGATCTCGCGGGGTGACGAATGCCGGCTCGCGAGCCCGTGCAATCTGCTCGGCGCGCTCGACGGCGACCCGCGGATCCTGGCCACCGTCAGGGACGGCGACCCGATCCGCGTGGAACTCGTCTCGGGCTGA
- a CDS encoding metallophosphoesterase, with protein sequence MTQGAGQEPVVRTATLRDFRVPPYARVPVQGHAAEPPSPEEPASTPVVEPAPVERLTPVEHPASAAHLPPVAPSPVEAVPVPAPPLAASPVEAVPVPTPPAEPLPAASVPAPPAPAPTAQAAPVAQPVPPAPQAPAPADPTLHLGHRLAPGYTTATTGSSIVSVATGHPGNAFPEGEPEGYTPTERDLPVINRGDTVQVPVTPEPVPAPAPSNGDGPGPLYVVGDVHGYLDELVAALRAQGLIDENGGWAAGNARLWFLGDFTDRGPDGIGVIDLVMRLSAEAAAAGGYCKALMGNHELLLIGAKRFGDTPVNSGAGTATFQAAWLLNGGQKHDMDRLQDVHLQWMSRLDAVVQEDDHLLLHSDTTAYLEYGDTIEDVNETVHEILNRNDADEVWDLFRKFTKRFAFRDDGGPQAVQELLATYGGRRIVHGHSPIPYLLGQVGTEDGEDGGGPVVDGPHVYADGLAIAMDGGVTMAGKLLVVQLPLSG encoded by the coding sequence ATGACTCAGGGGGCCGGTCAGGAGCCCGTGGTACGCACGGCGACATTGCGTGACTTCCGCGTACCGCCGTACGCCCGCGTGCCCGTGCAGGGCCACGCCGCCGAGCCCCCCTCCCCGGAGGAACCGGCGTCGACGCCGGTGGTCGAGCCCGCACCCGTCGAACGCCTGACCCCCGTCGAACACCCGGCGTCCGCCGCGCACCTGCCCCCGGTCGCCCCTTCCCCGGTCGAGGCCGTCCCGGTCCCGGCCCCACCGCTCGCGGCCTCCCCGGTCGAGGCCGTCCCGGTCCCGACCCCGCCGGCCGAGCCCCTCCCGGCCGCGTCCGTACCGGCACCACCGGCACCCGCGCCCACCGCCCAGGCCGCACCCGTCGCCCAGCCCGTACCCCCCGCGCCGCAGGCACCCGCGCCCGCCGATCCGACCCTCCACCTGGGGCACCGCCTCGCCCCGGGGTACACCACCGCCACGACCGGTTCCTCCATCGTCTCCGTCGCCACCGGCCACCCCGGCAACGCCTTCCCCGAGGGCGAGCCCGAGGGGTACACCCCGACCGAGCGCGACCTCCCGGTCATCAACCGCGGCGACACCGTCCAGGTCCCCGTCACCCCCGAGCCGGTCCCCGCCCCGGCGCCCTCGAACGGCGACGGACCCGGCCCCCTCTACGTCGTCGGCGACGTCCACGGCTACCTCGACGAGCTCGTCGCCGCCCTGCGCGCCCAGGGCCTCATCGACGAGAACGGCGGCTGGGCCGCGGGCAACGCCCGGCTCTGGTTCCTCGGCGACTTCACCGACCGCGGCCCCGACGGCATCGGCGTCATCGACCTCGTCATGCGCCTCTCCGCCGAGGCCGCCGCCGCCGGCGGCTACTGCAAGGCCCTCATGGGCAACCACGAGCTGCTGCTCATCGGCGCCAAACGCTTCGGCGACACGCCCGTCAACTCCGGCGCGGGCACCGCCACCTTCCAGGCCGCCTGGCTGCTCAACGGCGGCCAGAAGCACGACATGGACCGCCTCCAGGACGTCCACCTCCAGTGGATGTCCCGGCTGGACGCCGTGGTGCAGGAGGACGACCACCTCCTCCTGCACTCCGACACCACCGCGTACCTCGAATACGGCGACACCATCGAGGACGTCAACGAAACGGTCCACGAGATCCTCAACCGGAACGACGCCGACGAGGTCTGGGACCTCTTCCGGAAGTTCACCAAGCGCTTCGCGTTCCGCGACGACGGCGGCCCGCAGGCCGTCCAGGAGCTGCTCGCCACCTACGGCGGCCGCCGGATCGTGCACGGCCACAGCCCCATCCCGTACCTCCTCGGCCAGGTCGGCACGGAGGACGGCGAGGACGGCGGAGGCCCGGTCGTCGACGGACCGCACGTGTACGCCGACGGTCTCGCGATCGCCATGGACGGCGGAGTGACCATGGCCGGAAAACTACTGGTCGTCCAACTCCCCTTGAGCGGCTGA